In Betaproteobacteria bacterium, a single window of DNA contains:
- the tgt gene encoding tRNA guanosine(34) transglycosylase Tgt — translation MSLAFQVLAQDGRARRARLALPHGEVETPAFMPVGTYGSVKAMSPADLRSIGAQIVLGNTFHLWLRPGLETIEAHGGLHRFMGWDGPILTDSGGFQVFSLGELRKITEEGVRFASPVNGDRLLLTPETSMHIQRVLDADIVMVFDECTPYPADEGQTRDSMALSLRWAERSKRAHAGNPNALFGIVQGGMFEHLREASLAGLQAIDFDGYAIGGLSVGEPKADMMRILQHTAALLPADRPRYLMGVGTPADLVDAVQAGIDMFDCVLPTRNARNGWLFTRHGVIRLRNARYRTDLAPVDEACTCYTCRHFTRAYLHHLHRVGEILGARLNTIHNLHYYHELMAGLREAISARRLDAHAAAVKQALAATC, via the coding sequence ATGAGTCTCGCGTTCCAGGTTCTCGCGCAGGATGGTCGCGCCCGCCGCGCACGACTTGCGCTGCCGCACGGCGAGGTGGAAACACCGGCGTTCATGCCGGTCGGCACCTACGGCAGCGTGAAGGCGATGAGCCCCGCCGACCTGCGCAGCATCGGCGCGCAGATCGTGCTCGGCAACACCTTCCACCTGTGGTTGCGACCCGGGCTCGAGACCATCGAGGCGCACGGCGGGCTGCACCGCTTCATGGGCTGGGACGGGCCGATCCTCACCGACTCGGGCGGCTTCCAGGTCTTCAGCCTGGGCGAACTGCGCAAGATCACGGAGGAGGGCGTGCGCTTCGCCTCGCCCGTCAACGGCGACCGCCTGCTACTCACGCCGGAGACTTCGATGCACATCCAGCGCGTGCTCGATGCCGACATCGTGATGGTGTTCGACGAGTGCACGCCGTATCCGGCGGACGAGGGGCAGACGCGCGATTCGATGGCGCTCAGCCTGCGCTGGGCGGAGCGGAGCAAACGTGCGCACGCGGGCAATCCGAACGCACTCTTCGGCATCGTGCAGGGCGGCATGTTCGAGCATCTGCGCGAAGCCTCGCTGGCGGGGCTGCAGGCGATCGACTTCGACGGTTACGCCATCGGCGGGCTGTCGGTGGGAGAGCCGAAGGCCGACATGATGCGCATCCTGCAGCACACGGCCGCGCTGCTGCCGGCGGATCGACCGCGCTATCTGATGGGGGTCGGCACGCCCGCGGACCTGGTGGATGCGGTACAGGCGGGCATCGACATGTTCGACTGCGTGCTGCCGACGCGCAACGCACGCAACGGCTGGCTCTTCACCCGGCACGGCGTGATCCGACTCAGGAACGCGCGCTATCGCACGGACCTGGCACCGGTGGACGAGGCTTGCACCTGCTACACCTGCCGGCATTTCACGCGCGCGTATCTGCATCATCTGCATCGGGTCGGCGAGATCCTCGGCGCGCGCCTCAACACAATCCACAACCTGCACTACTACCACGAGCTCATGGCCGGCTTGCGCGAGGCGATCAGTGCGCGCCGGCTCGACGCGCACGCTGCCGCGGTCAAGCAGGCGCTTGCCGCGACGTGCTAG
- the yajC gene encoding preprotein translocase subunit YajC, giving the protein MFISQAFAQTAPAGPAGMDWISLFPLILMFVILYFLIIRPQTKRAKDQKAMLEALQKGDEVVTAGGAVGRVTKVGDAYVTLEVAPNVEIHVQKPAVTTLLPKGTLKSL; this is encoded by the coding sequence ATGTTCATCTCGCAGGCTTTCGCGCAAACGGCTCCCGCTGGGCCGGCCGGCATGGATTGGATCAGCCTGTTTCCGCTGATCCTGATGTTCGTCATCCTCTATTTCCTGATCATTCGCCCCCAGACCAAGCGCGCCAAGGATCAGAAGGCGATGCTCGAGGCGCTGCAGAAGGGCGACGAGGTGGTGACCGCGGGTGGCGCGGTCGGTCGTGTCACCAAGGTGGGTGATGCCTACGTCACCCTCGAGGTGGCGCCCAATGTCGAGATCCACGTCCAGAAGCCGGCGGTGACCACGCTGCTGCCCAAGGGAACGCTCAAGTCCCTCTGA
- the secD gene encoding protein translocase subunit SecD translates to MNRYPLWKNAVVAIAILIGVIYTLPNFFGEAPAVQISPVKATLKSDAALLERVQTALKSGDIAADGIVLDNVGVKARFRDTDVQIKAKDLLNRTFNPDEKDPSYIVALNLLSNTPGWLTKLRALPMYLGLDLRGGVHFLLEVDMKAAITKRLDGVATELRTQMRDRNIRHGGITREGNSVVVRFRDQEAFDKGERLIKDTQTDFELATTTDAGESRIRMTLKPEALRKTQEAAVRQNITTLHNRINELGVAEPVIQQQGAERIVVQLPGVQDTAKAKDILGRTASLEVRMVDDNADLAAALAGNVPFGTELFTERGGSPLLVKKQVVLTGDRLTDAQAGFDGQTGEPAVHLTLDGAGARIFQQVTRENVGKRMAILLIERGKGEVVTAPVIRQEIGGGRVQISGRMTTTEANDVALLLRAGSLAAPMEIIEERTIGPSLGADNIRKGFHSTLYGFLAITVFMCLYYSVFGVVSVVALAVNVLLLVALLSMLQATLTLPGIAAIALALGMAIDANVLINERIREEIRNGATPQAAINTGYERAFGTILDSNVTSLIAGVALLIFGSGPVRGFAVVHCLGIVTSMFSSVVVSRALVNLIYGGRKVKKLAIGDTDWHKRAGPPSTPAPSAP, encoded by the coding sequence ATGAACCGTTACCCGCTGTGGAAGAACGCGGTCGTCGCGATCGCGATTCTGATCGGCGTCATCTACACGCTCCCCAACTTCTTCGGCGAAGCGCCGGCGGTGCAGATATCGCCGGTGAAGGCGACGCTGAAGTCGGACGCGGCGCTGCTCGAACGCGTGCAGACCGCGCTCAAGAGCGGCGACATCGCAGCCGATGGCATCGTGCTCGACAACGTCGGCGTGAAGGCGCGCTTCCGCGACACCGACGTCCAGATCAAGGCCAAGGATCTGCTCAACCGCACGTTCAATCCGGACGAGAAGGATCCCTCCTACATCGTCGCGCTGAACCTTCTGTCGAACACGCCCGGGTGGCTGACCAAGCTGCGCGCGCTGCCGATGTATCTCGGTCTCGACCTGCGCGGCGGCGTCCACTTCCTGCTGGAAGTGGACATGAAAGCGGCGATCACCAAGCGGCTCGACGGTGTGGCCACCGAACTGCGCACGCAGATGCGCGATCGCAACATCCGCCACGGCGGCATCACGCGGGAAGGCAACTCCGTCGTGGTCCGCTTCCGCGACCAGGAGGCCTTCGACAAGGGTGAACGCCTGATCAAGGACACGCAGACCGACTTCGAACTGGCCACGACCACGGATGCCGGCGAATCGAGGATCCGGATGACGCTCAAGCCCGAGGCGCTGCGCAAGACGCAGGAGGCCGCGGTGCGCCAGAACATCACTACCCTGCACAACCGCATCAACGAGCTGGGCGTCGCCGAGCCGGTGATCCAGCAGCAGGGCGCGGAGCGCATCGTGGTGCAACTGCCCGGCGTGCAGGACACCGCCAAGGCGAAGGACATCCTCGGCCGCACCGCATCCCTGGAAGTGCGCATGGTCGACGACAACGCCGACCTCGCTGCGGCGCTGGCCGGCAATGTGCCGTTCGGCACCGAGCTCTTCACCGAGCGCGGCGGCTCGCCCCTGCTGGTGAAGAAGCAGGTGGTCCTGACTGGCGACCGGCTCACGGACGCACAGGCGGGTTTCGATGGTCAGACCGGCGAGCCGGCGGTGCACCTCACGCTCGATGGCGCCGGTGCGCGCATCTTCCAGCAGGTGACGCGCGAGAACGTCGGCAAGCGCATGGCGATCCTGCTCATCGAGAGAGGCAAGGGCGAGGTCGTCACGGCACCGGTGATCCGCCAGGAGATCGGCGGCGGGCGCGTGCAGATCAGCGGACGCATGACCACCACCGAGGCGAACGACGTCGCGCTCCTGCTGCGCGCCGGATCGCTGGCGGCGCCGATGGAGATCATCGAGGAGCGCACCATAGGGCCGAGCCTGGGCGCCGACAACATCCGCAAGGGCTTCCATTCCACCTTGTACGGCTTCCTCGCGATCACCGTCTTCATGTGCCTGTACTACTCGGTGTTCGGCGTCGTGTCGGTGGTGGCGCTCGCGGTGAACGTGCTCCTGCTGGTGGCCTTGCTGTCGATGCTGCAGGCGACGCTGACGCTGCCCGGCATCGCGGCGATCGCGCTTGCGCTGGGCATGGCGATCGACGCCAACGTGCTCATCAACGAGCGCATCCGCGAGGAGATCCGCAACGGCGCCACCCCGCAGGCGGCCATCAACACCGGCTACGAGCGGGCCTTCGGCACCATTCTCGATTCCAACGTCACCTCGCTCATCGCCGGCGTGGCACTGCTCATCTTCGGCTCGGGACCGGTGCGCGGCTTCGCGGTCGTGCACTGCCTCGGCATCGTCACCTCGATGTTCAGCTCGGTCGTGGTGTCGCGCGCGCTGGTCAATCTCATCTACGGCGGCCGCAAGGTGAAGAAGCTCGCCATCGGCGACACCGACTGGCACAAGCGCGCCGGCCCGCCGAGCACGCCGGCGCCAAGCGCGCCCTAG
- the secF gene encoding protein translocase subunit SecF, with protein MEFFRIRRDIPFMRHALVFNVISLITFLLAVASLATKGLHFSVEFTGGTVMEVSYPQAADLEKIRGSLDRLGFPDASVQNFGTSHDVLLRLPLKQGVSSAQLSENVMATLKQDAADVELRRVEFVGPQVGKELATDGALALLFVCVGIMAWLALRFEWRFAVSGIIANLHDVVIILGFFSFFQWEFSLPVLAAVLAVLGYSVNESVVIFDRIRENFRKMRKASVPQIIDNAITSTMSRTIITHGSTELMVVSMLLFGGPALHYFALALFIGILFGVYSSVLVAAPLVMWLGVSRSNLVKPEKKDTTGGATV; from the coding sequence ATGGAGTTTTTCCGCATCCGGCGCGACATCCCGTTCATGCGCCATGCGCTCGTGTTCAACGTCATCTCGTTGATCACGTTCCTGCTCGCGGTGGCGTCGCTCGCCACCAAGGGGCTGCACTTCAGCGTCGAGTTCACCGGCGGCACGGTAATGGAGGTGAGCTACCCGCAGGCGGCCGACCTCGAAAAGATCCGCGGCTCCCTGGACCGCCTCGGCTTCCCGGACGCATCCGTGCAGAACTTCGGCACGTCGCACGACGTGCTGCTGCGGCTGCCGCTCAAGCAGGGTGTCTCCAGCGCGCAGCTTTCCGAGAACGTGATGGCGACGCTCAAGCAGGATGCTGCCGACGTCGAACTGCGGCGGGTCGAGTTCGTCGGCCCGCAGGTCGGCAAGGAGCTCGCCACCGACGGCGCGCTTGCGCTCCTGTTCGTCTGCGTCGGCATCATGGCGTGGCTCGCGCTGCGCTTCGAGTGGCGCTTCGCGGTGTCGGGCATCATCGCCAACCTGCACGACGTGGTGATCATTCTCGGCTTCTTCTCGTTCTTCCAGTGGGAGTTCTCGCTGCCGGTGCTGGCGGCCGTGCTGGCGGTGCTCGGCTATTCCGTGAACGAGTCGGTGGTGATCTTCGACCGGATCCGCGAGAACTTCCGCAAGATGCGCAAGGCCAGCGTGCCGCAGATCATCGACAACGCCATCACCAGCACGATGTCGCGCACCATCATCACCCACGGCTCGACGGAGTTGATGGTGGTGTCGATGCTGCTCTTCGGCGGCCCCGCGCTGCACTACTTCGCACTCGCGCTCTTCATCGGGATCCTCTTCGGCGTCTACTCCTCCGTCCTGGTGGCGGCGCCGCTCGTGATGTGGCTCGGCGTCTCGCGGTCGAATCTGGTCAAGCCGGAAAAGAAGGACACGACCGGCGGGGCGACGGTCTAA
- a CDS encoding DedA family protein: protein MELFATFWDLVVHLDHHLLELTQTYGTWVYAILFLVIFAETGFVVTPFLPGDSLLFVLGALAAAGALDIGLLILLLTIAAIAGNQVNYAIGRYLGPRIFKSGGARLLKPEYMQRTHEFFERHGGKTIIITRFVPIVRTYAPFVAGLGAMEPGRFTVYNVAGGVLWIVSLTLAGYFFGNIPIVKNNLTIVIFAIIFLSILPGIIEYLRHRRAGA, encoded by the coding sequence GTGGAACTCTTCGCGACGTTCTGGGACCTGGTCGTCCACCTCGACCACCACCTGCTGGAGCTCACGCAGACGTATGGCACGTGGGTGTACGCGATCCTCTTCCTCGTGATCTTTGCGGAGACGGGGTTCGTCGTCACGCCCTTCCTGCCCGGGGATTCGCTGCTTTTCGTGCTCGGCGCGCTGGCGGCTGCCGGGGCGCTGGACATCGGACTGCTGATCCTGCTGCTCACGATTGCGGCGATCGCCGGCAATCAGGTGAACTACGCAATCGGCCGCTACCTCGGGCCGCGCATCTTCAAGTCGGGCGGGGCGCGATTGCTCAAGCCCGAATACATGCAGCGCACGCACGAGTTCTTCGAACGGCACGGCGGCAAAACCATCATCATCACCCGCTTCGTGCCCATCGTGCGCACGTATGCGCCGTTCGTGGCCGGACTGGGTGCGATGGAACCGGGGCGCTTTACCGTCTACAACGTGGCGGGAGGCGTGCTGTGGATCGTCTCGCTCACGCTCGCCGGGTATTTCTTCGGCAACATCCCGATCGTGAAGAACAATCTCACGATCGTGATCTTCGCCATCATCTTTCTTTCGATTCTGCCGG